CGACCAACGACCAACGACCAACGACCAACGACCAACGACCAACGACCAACGACCAACGACCAACGACCAACGACCAACGACCAACGACCAACGACCAACGACCAACTACCAACCACGCCCTAGCCCCTTCTCCCATGGCAAATCCAGAGCACGCAACACCGTCGGGCCGGCCGTCACACGCCCATCCGAATTACATCCTCATCTGGGTCTTTCTCGCCGTGCTGACAGCGGTCGAGCTGACCGTGGCGTTTCTGCCCTGGCCCAAGACGCTGATCATCCTGATCCTCCTCGGCATGGCATTCTGGAAGGCAGGGCTCGTCGGGCTGTACTACATGCATCTGCGTTTCGAGCCGAAGCGCCTGCGCATTCTCGCCATCGCGCCACTACCACTCTTTGCGGTGCTCGTCTGCGCCGTGATCACGGAGTGGATTTGGTAGCGCCGCCGACCCCCGTCCCCGTCGCGGGCGTCGGTATCGGCGCGCCGGCGGACTACTTTGCGCTGACCAAGCCGCGTATCGTCGCACTCGTTGTGCTGACGGTCGCGGCGGGATTCGTCGTCGCTCTCCCCGCCGCGGCCCGTGTGGGCTTTGCCGGCAATGCCGGCACGGCTCCGCTGTCCGTGCAATTGTGGATTCTCGCGAACGTGCTCGTCGGCACGGCGCTGGTCGCCGGCGGGACGAACGCGCTCAACCAGATCGCCGAGCGCGACGTCGACGCGCTGATGCGCCGAACGCACACCCGGCCGTTGCCAGCCGGTCGGCTCGAGCCTAACGCGGCGCGTTGGTTCGCGTGGAGCATCGCCGCGCTCGGCGTCATTCAGCTCGCGACACTCGTCAACGTGATGACGGCGCTGCTCGCCGCGCTGACGCTCGTCAGTTATGTCTTTGCGTACACGCCGCTCAAGCGCCGCACATCGCTGTCGACGCTCGTCGGTGCCGTACCGGGCGCACTGCCGATCCTCGGAGGCTGGACGGCGACGGGCGCACCATTGGATGCCGGTGCCTACGCCCTGTTTGGCATCATGTTCCTTTGGCAGATGCCGCACTTTCTCGCGCTGAGTTGGATGTACCGCGCTGACTACGCACGCGCGGGACTTCGAATGCTGAGCATCGAGGATGAGACCGGTGCCATGACGTTTCGTCAGGCGGCACTGAACGCCGCGGCCCTCATTCCGATTAGTCTCCTGCCGACGGCACTCGGCATTGCGGGACGGACGTACTTCGTCGCCGCCGTGCTGCTGTCGGGTATACTGCTCGGACTCTCGATCGGTGCCGCACGCGCTCCATCGCCGAAGACGGCGCGGCGCCTGTTCCTCTCGACACTCGTCTATCTCCCGGTACTCCTCGGCGTTCTCGTCGCCAACAGGATCGTATGATTCCATTTCATCGTTTCCTCATCACGACCGCGATCCTGTTCTGCGTCGGCTTCGCCGCGTGGGCGTTCGTCGCCTATCGCACCAGCGGCGCGGGCTCGGACCTCGGATTCGCGCTCGCCTTTGCCGTCGCCGGCGGCGCGCTCGGCTACTATCTGAAGAACCTCAACCGGTTCCTCCACCGATGATTCAGAATCCGGCTATGAACGACGACGTGCTCTCGTTGAGCATGTTCTGGGCGGGGGCGTTGATGGTCTTTACGCCAATCATCGCTGCCACGGCCGTGATCCTCGTCTGGCGGCGCGGGCAAAAGAAGGCCGCCGCCGCCGCGTCACCTAACGATTCTGGGAAGACGAGAGCGCCGTGATCTGCCGTGTCACGCAGTTAGCGGACGATCATCTCTTCGGCCCAGGCGTCGGGCTCGATCAAGCGCCCGACGTAGAAATCCCCGAACTCCGCGTATTTCGAGCTCGCCTCGTCGAAGCGCATCTCGGTCACGAGTTTCTTGAAGTCGACCGGATCCTTGGCGAAGAGGGTTACCCCCCACTCCCATTTATCGAGTCCGATGGCGCCCGTGATGATTTGCGTAACGCGGCCCGCATAGCGACGGCCCGTGAGACCGTGGCTGTGCATCAACTTGCTTCGCTCCGGAAGGGGCAGCGTATACCAGTTCTGCCCCGTCTCTCGGCGCTTGGACATCGGGTAGAAGCTGACGTACGGCATGTTTTCCGGAATCGGCGGATACAATCGGCGCAGAGTATGCGGACTCTCGCGCTCAGCGCGAAGGCGCGCCTCCCGCTGCGGATCTTCCTGGCCATGCGCCGCAAGCTGGTACAGCCCCAGCTCCGTCACGCTCAGGAAGTACATCGCGGGATGCAGGTACTCCATCACGTCCAACCGATCGATTCGATGCTGGACATCGCGCAGCTCATCGAGCGTCGGCCGAAAGTGCATCACCAGTACGTCAGCGGTCGATCCGACGAGCGAGGCGACGGCGCTCCACCCTTCGCCGTCCTGGCGCACGATCGCGCCGAGGCTGTCGGCCGTTGCGCAGCGAAGATCACGCAGCACGTCGGGCGCGAGCGAACGAATCGCGCGCCGATCGACGGTGTAGAGCTGATGAAGCGCGTACCAACCCTCGAGTGTTTCCGGCGGCAGAACAGCAGTCGATTCCATATGTAGTCAGGAAGATGGCGACGCACCGCGTACAGTGGCAGTGTCGGCGGTGCCATTCCGAAAGCCGAGGTGGCTCATGACCAAAGCTCGCGCAGTCGACGACTTCGTGGTCTGGACGTTGAGTATCGTGCTGGCTGGTCTGTTCTTGCTCACGGGTGTTCCGAAAATCCTTGGCTTGCCCGCGATCGGCTTTCAAGCGTCGGCGATGCGCGGCTTCCCAGAGGTGATGCGCCTCATCGTCGGCGTTGTCGAGTGCGCGGGAGCAATCGGCCTGCTCGTCCCAGCCCTGGCGTCATTCTCAGCAATCGTACTTGCGGTCGTGATGGTTCCCGCGTCGCTCACTCAGTACGCGAGCGGTGAGGGCCACGTCTGGGTGCCGATCCTCGTCCTGGCGCTGCTGCTCATCATTCCGTGGCGTCGCAATGCGAAGGCGGTCCACGCCAGCTACCACGAATTCGCGGATCATCCGCACCCGCTGCTTCACGACGGCATCATTGCGGGGTTGATCGGTGCTTCCGCGATCGCGATCTGGTTCCTGGTCATCGACACGATCGCAGGTCAGCCATTGCGCACGCCGGCGGCACTCGGCAACGGATTGCTGGACGTCTTCGGCCCCGCTGACGTGACCGACAGCAAGATGACGTTCGTGCTCGTGTACACGATCTTCCACTTCGCCGCTTTCATGTTCGTGGGTCTCCTGGCATCACTCATCGTGCACCTTGCCAAGCACGAGCCCTCGATCTTGCTGGGCTTCGTTGTGCTTTTCGTCGCGACGGAGATCGGCTTTTATGGGTTCACGGGTCTTCTGCACGAGGCGAGCTCGTTGAAGTCCCTCGTGTGGTATCAAGTGATGCTCGGCAACCTGATCGCGGCGTCGGCGATGGGTTACTACTTCTGGCGTACGCATCGCGAGCTCGGAGACGAGTTCCGGCACTCGCTCGACTGGGACACGGAGCTCGTCCCGCCCGAACATCGCGAAGCGATCCCGAGCGCAAAAGTGGTCCCACCGTTAGGCGATCGGCCGGCGGCGACCAAGCGCTAGCACCCAGCTCAGCTATGCCAAAATTGCTCGTCCGTGAATTTCGGGAACCGTTGGGGTCAGCGGGGCCGCTGAAACCACTGGCACGGCGCGGAAACCACTGACTCGCTCCTCAGCGGGACGGTTCCATGCACCAAGCCGCAGATGCTTTTGTTGTTAAATGCCTCGGGAAGCTTCCAACGATCAGGAAACCTCCCGAGGCACTCACAAATTCCAAAACATCACTGGGCGCGGAACTGTCTCTCCACACGGAGCCCGTCAGCGGTTTCAGCGCCGTGTCAGCGATTTCAGCGGCCTCCTACGGCTCGTTCCGAGATTCCGCAACCCGATTCTGCTTTGAGGGCCGCTGCCGCACCTCTCATTATCGCGATTACGGCCCACTAGATCCTTCGCTTTGCTCAGGATGACAAGAGCGTGCTCAGCCCGTTAGGCAGAATCTGCACCTTCGGCGGGTTTCTGACTCGGTGCCTCACGACGATCTCGCCCTCGGAAGACCCATGACGCGAGGCGCCAGAGCAGCCACGCGGGAAGAACCACGAAGATCGCGATTTTCAACGCGAAGAGGCCGAAGGCGAGCGCGGCAAAGAGAACGCCCATCGCGAGTCCGCCGGCGAGAAGCACGAGGAAGAGCGGCAGTCCAAAGAGAGCGAGCAGGAACAACACCGGCAGCGCCAGCACGGCGAGCACGATCAGGATGGGCAGCCCGAACGCCTTGAGCAGAAACGCGATCGGCAGGAAGGAGAGCAATGCGAGGATCTTGAAGATCCAGCGAACGATTGCGATCCGCATCGCGAGCCACTTCAGAATTGCCCACATAAAGAGCCGTTGGTTGCAGTTGAGCGGCGGAGCACCCGCGACGACGATGTACGCTCCCGACCTTCGTAACGTTTCATCTGGGCTCACGCGAAGCGCTGTGGTTTCCTCGTCGCGGAACGGCACGTGCAATTGTCTTGGCTCCGTGTGAGCCGTGGACGCGGTAGTCGAGCGGCGAACGGGCGGACGAGGAAGTGTCGGGTGGCAGGGGAGGAGCGATGTCGCAGCAGTGGGCCCGCAGCGGAGTCATCGGAATCGCAAGGCGAAAACCCTCGAACATCCAGACCGCCGATGTGAGGCCGCTCATCACGCAGCCGCGCGTGTCGTCCGGCTACACTCTTCTCGACGCCCACGCCTTCCGCAACGCGATGAATGTCCTCGTTGCGCGCCAGCATCTGCTCTTCACCATTCTCGTCATTCGTCCCGAGCAGCACGGATCGACGCTCGCGCTGGGTGAAACGATCCTCCGACAACTGCGCGGCGCCTCCGGCGACCTCGTCGGCTATCTCGATTCGGCCCTTGCCGTGGCACTCCAGGGGGCCGATCACGTGGGCGCCGTCGCCTTTGCGGATCGCATGCGCGACGAGTGGCGCCGCGCATGCCACGGTGAGCTCCTGGTCGATATCGCCGAGCACCCGTTCGCGGAGCAACGCGTCATCGAGCTGCTTACGACCGATTGGTCCGCGCCGAGATGGATGCCCGCAACGCTCCACGACGCGAGTCCGTTGAATTAGCGGCGTCGCCCCGATGGAGACGAGAAAGGCGCGGGAGTCGCGAGATGACAGTAGTGCTCGAGGGTCCGCTGCCCACAGTCTTCCCAATCAGCGGGAATCGGAGAGAGACGCTTCCGAGCTTCGCCTGCGTCGAAGCACAGCCAACCCTCCCGGAGACCGCTCGTAAGCGGCGTACCGCATCCGTCGACCTGGCGCCGCTCGGATTGGCGGCGATCGGGAAAGGAAACGTTCTCCCCCATCGTGCGCCGATCCGCCACTCGCCGCTCGACGGCCCTTGGCGAAACGTCCCACGCGTGCCACTCCACCCCTTCAGAATCCAGGAAAGTACGATAAGCCATACGATCGACCTCTTCCGCTATCCCGAAACCAGGGCAGACTTGATGCCAAAATATGCTTGCGCTCGGTGTGACCGGGGCATATGGTGGCACAAGCGACGCGGCGGGAATCGTTCATGCCTGGTGCAACGGCACCATGACTAAGGGCCGAATACTGCTCGCGCACGGAAACACTGACTGCCAAACGATTTATGGCAGCGCGCTGGCGCACGACGGATATCACGTCGACATCGCCGGCGATGGCGATTCGGCTCTCAGGCAGCTCGCCTCCCAATCGTACGACGTCGTCGTAGCCGACCTCTACCTCGAGAGCACGGACGACGAGTGCCTACTCCGACGGCTGCGGCGCGAGCCATTTTCGGCTCACCTGCCCGTTGTCGTGCTTACTGGCTGGGCGACGGAAGCTCATCGCCGCGTCGCGATCGACGAGGACGCAGACGAGTTTCTTCCGCTCCCAACTAGCCCGCGCGAGCTGATCGGTGCCGTCGGCGCACTCTTGGGCAAGCCGCGACGACGGACCCCAGCGACTGGAATTACCGCCGATCCAAAGGATCGCACGGAAGATTTGAGCGACACGCGTTGAGCTGATCGGCATGTCCGGTGCACTGTGTGCGCCTGTACAGATCATGGACTGCGCGTGTTCGCTCGTGTCGGTACGGCTTCAGCACTGATCGTCACGTTTCTCTTAGCGTCGACGCAGGCTCGTGCACAGGGTGGTGGCTCCGACACCTTCTTCAAAGCGTCGGACATCGGATGGGCGACCGGATTCAGTACCGCCGCCTATGGTCTGTCGCGCCTCGACCCGGCGATTGCCAAATACTTCCAGACGCCGGCGCATCAGAAGAACTCGAAGATGCGAAAAGTGGCCGAGGCCTTCACGCACGTGCAGGAGACGACGCTCACGATCGGTGGACTGGTGACCTATGGCGTCGCACGGCTGGCCGGCGCGCGCGACGTGGAGATCGTTGCGCTGCACGCAACCGAGGCGATCGTCGCGTCGAGCCTAACGAGCCAGGTGGTCCGCGGCCCGCTCGGCCGCGCCAGGCCGAAAGACGCCGAGCCGATCTTCGAGGACCAGTATGAATTCCACTGGTTCGACGGCTTCACCCACTTTCAGTATCGCGCCTTCCCTTCGATTCACTCGGCAGCCGCGTTCGCGGCCGCGACGGCGATCGTCACGGAGACGCACTACCGGTCACCGCGATCGACGTGGTACGTCGCGCCGATCGCATTTACCATCGCCGCGGGCCCTGGCTACGCGCGCATGTACCTCGGCCAGCACTGGGCGAGCGATGTCTTCATGGGCGCATTCGTCGGCGCGTTCTATGGCCAGCGGATCGTCAACTACGCACGCGTGCATCCGAACAACAAAGTCGATCACTTCTTTCTTGGATCGGCAACACCTGGACTCAGCGTCGTGCCGAGCGCTGGAGGTCTGACCGTGAATTACGGTGTCAGGTTCTAGGGTGGTTGGTGGTTGGTGGTTGGTGGTTGGTGGTTGGTGGTTGGTTGGTGGTGGTTGGTGGTGGTTGGTGGTGGTTGGTGGTGGTTGGTGGTGGTTGGTGGTTGGTGGTTGGTGGTTGGTGGTTGGTAGTTGGTGCAAGCGATTATCACGTCACGTCACGGAATGGTACGACATAGCGCTAGCTGTCGATTGATGTTGGGAGGCCACGACCGGAGACCAACCGTGACCATCCGCA
This portion of the Gemmatimonadaceae bacterium genome encodes:
- the hemQ gene encoding hydrogen peroxide-dependent heme synthase; protein product: MESTAVLPPETLEGWYALHQLYTVDRRAIRSLAPDVLRDLRCATADSLGAIVRQDGEGWSAVASLVGSTADVLVMHFRPTLDELRDVQHRIDRLDVMEYLHPAMYFLSVTELGLYQLAAHGQEDPQREARLRAERESPHTLRRLYPPIPENMPYVSFYPMSKRRETGQNWYTLPLPERSKLMHSHGLTGRRYAGRVTQIITGAIGLDKWEWGVTLFAKDPVDFKKLVTEMRFDEASSKYAEFGDFYVGRLIEPDAWAEEMIVR
- a CDS encoding response regulator, which encodes MTKGRILLAHGNTDCQTIYGSALAHDGYHVDIAGDGDSALRQLASQSYDVVVADLYLESTDDECLLRRLRREPFSAHLPVVVLTGWATEAHRRVAIDEDADEFLPLPTSPRELIGAVGALLGKPRRRTPATGITADPKDRTEDLSDTR
- the cyoE gene encoding heme o synthase; translation: MDLVAPPTPVPVAGVGIGAPADYFALTKPRIVALVVLTVAAGFVVALPAAARVGFAGNAGTAPLSVQLWILANVLVGTALVAGGTNALNQIAERDVDALMRRTHTRPLPAGRLEPNAARWFAWSIAALGVIQLATLVNVMTALLAALTLVSYVFAYTPLKRRTSLSTLVGAVPGALPILGGWTATGAPLDAGAYALFGIMFLWQMPHFLALSWMYRADYARAGLRMLSIEDETGAMTFRQAALNAAALIPISLLPTALGIAGRTYFVAAVLLSGILLGLSIGAARAPSPKTARRLFLSTLVYLPVLLGVLVANRIV
- a CDS encoding phosphatase PAP2 family protein, with product MFARVGTASALIVTFLLASTQARAQGGGSDTFFKASDIGWATGFSTAAYGLSRLDPAIAKYFQTPAHQKNSKMRKVAEAFTHVQETTLTIGGLVTYGVARLAGARDVEIVALHATEAIVASSLTSQVVRGPLGRARPKDAEPIFEDQYEFHWFDGFTHFQYRAFPSIHSAAAFAAATAIVTETHYRSPRSTWYVAPIAFTIAAGPGYARMYLGQHWASDVFMGAFVGAFYGQRIVNYARVHPNNKVDHFFLGSATPGLSVVPSAGGLTVNYGVRF
- a CDS encoding cytochrome C oxidase subunit IV family protein, whose product is MANPEHATPSGRPSHAHPNYILIWVFLAVLTAVELTVAFLPWPKTLIILILLGMAFWKAGLVGLYYMHLRFEPKRLRILAIAPLPLFAVLVCAVITEWIW
- a CDS encoding DoxX family protein: MTKARAVDDFVVWTLSIVLAGLFLLTGVPKILGLPAIGFQASAMRGFPEVMRLIVGVVECAGAIGLLVPALASFSAIVLAVVMVPASLTQYASGEGHVWVPILVLALLLIIPWRRNAKAVHASYHEFADHPHPLLHDGIIAGLIGASAIAIWFLVIDTIAGQPLRTPAALGNGLLDVFGPADVTDSKMTFVLVYTIFHFAAFMFVGLLASLIVHLAKHEPSILLGFVVLFVATEIGFYGFTGLLHEASSLKSLVWYQVMLGNLIAASAMGYYFWRTHRELGDEFRHSLDWDTELVPPEHREAIPSAKVVPPLGDRPAATKR